The Streptomyces sp. NBC_01276 genome contains the following window.
GTGAACACCGCGATCTCCCAGGACGTCGTCAAGCGGATCGCCGAGTCCCAGGTCAACATCCCCGAGAACGTCACCGTCCACCCGCGTCTGCTGCCGCAGCTGCAGCGCCGCGCGGCGATGATCGACGACGGCACCATCGACTGGGGCATGGGCGAGACCCTGGCCTTCGGTTCGCTGCTGATGGAGGGCACCCCGGTCCGGCTGTCCGGCCAGGACTCCCGCCGCGGCACCTTCGGCCAGCGTCACGCGGTCCTCATCGACCGGGAGACCGGCGAGGACTACACGCCGATGCTGTACCTCTCGGACGACCAGGCCCGCTTCAACGTCTACGACTCGCTGCTCTCCGAGTACGCGGCCATGGGCTTCGAGTACGGCTACTCGCTGGCCCGCCCGGACGCGCTGGTGCTGTGGGAGGCGCAGTTCGGTGACTTCGTCAACGGCGCGCAGACCGTCGTCGACGAGTTCATCTCCTCGGCCGAGCAGAAGTGGGGCCAGACCTCCGGCGTCACGCTGCTGCTGCCGCACGGCTACGAGGGCCAGGGCCCGGACCACTCGTCCGCGCGTCCCGAGCGCTTCCTCCAGATGTGCGCGCAGGACAACATGACGGTCGCGATGCCGACCCTGCCGTCGAACTACTTCCACCTGCTGCGCTGGCAGGTCCACAACCCGCACCACAAGCCGCTCATCGTCTTCACCCCGAAGTCGATGCTGCGTCTGAAGGCGGCGGCGTCGAAGGCGGAGGAGTTCACGACCGGTTCGTTCCGTCCGGTCATCGGCGACTCGACCGTGGACCCGAACGCGGTCCGCAAGGTCGTCTTCTGCGCGGGCAAGGTCTACTACGACCTGGAGGCCGAGCGGGAGAAGCGCGGCATCACCGACACGGCGATCATCCGCATCGAGCGGCTGTACCCGCTGGCCGGCGCGGAACTCCAGGCGGAGATCGCCAAGTTCCCGAACGCGGCGAAGTACATCTGGGCCCAGGAGGAGCCGGCGAACCAGGGTGCGTGGCCGTTCATCGCGCTGAACCTGATCGACCACCTCGACCTGGCCGTCGGCGCCGACATCCCGGCCGGCGAGCGCCTGCGCCGCGTCTCGCGTCCGCACGGCTCGTCCCCGGCGGTGGGCTCCGCGAAGCGCCACCAGGCGGAGCAGCAGCTCCTGCTGAACGAGGTCTTCGAGGCGTAGTCGCCCCGCTGAACTGAACGAACGGAAGGCCCGGCCCCCAAGGGAGCCGGGCCTTCCGGCTGTTGGGCCCCTGCCGGTGGCGTCAATCAGGCTTCAGACATGGAACATGCCGCGCATGGTCAGTCGGCCGGCGGCTGGGCAGTGACCGTCTGACGGGCGCGGAGTTCGGGGTGGTGTCGCATGATCAGGACGTTCATGTCGCTGACGCGCGAGCGGTCACGGTCCACGTGGGCCTGGAAGCGGGCCAGGACGTGGGCGGCGCACTCGGCGCAGGTGTCCGGAGGGATCGGCAGCCGCGGGAACAGGTCGGCGGGCTCCACTACACGGCCTCGATGTTGGCCACGGCTGTGGAGATCTCCCGCCCGGACGTCCCCCGGATGTACGCCGGCCTCACCCAGCGCCCACGGGCCGGACGGGCAGTTGGCGGCGGGCCGCCTCCAAGCCTGCGTACGTCTCGCGGACGGTCTGGTGATATCGAGCCTGCTGCGGCGCGGCCTTCCTCGCCTTCAGCAGGTTCTGGAACGAGGCGTCGAGGTCGCCCGTCCACATCTGCGCTCGGGCCAGCGCGGCAAGGTCGTAGTAGCCGAGTTTGCTGGCGACGTCGTAAGAGGTGCGGTACAGGCTGGCCAGCAGCAGCCACCGTTCCCGGCCGGGTAGCGCGTGGGTTGCGGTGGTGGCCTCTTGGATGAGACCGGGGAGCCTGGCGGATCGGCCGGATCGAGGTGCGGACTGGCCGGAATGACGCCCTGTTCGGTCTTGGTGTAGGTGCTGTACGGGACCTGGGAGAGGTCCGATACCGCCTGCTGGGTGAGGTGGCGTTCGAGGCGCAGGCGCTTCATGCGCGCACCGGTGTGGTCGTTCGATAGAGAGTGCGTGCTGGCTCCCGTTCGGACTCGACACCTGAACGGTACCGGCACACGACGAAGTCCCCGTCCCGGTCCATGGGCCGGGTTTGGGGCAGGGGCCAGTTGACAGGAGAGGAGCGCAGGGTGGGGACGGCCCTCAAAGGCATGAGCCGCATACGGTGGCACGAACTGACCCATGCCTATGGATCCGCACGGGACGTGCCGGGCCGACTCTCACGGGTGGCGTGGGGTGACGCCCGAACGAGCCTCGACGCGTTGAGTGACCTGGGCCTGTGGCTCGGCGAGCTGGCGGTCTTCGACGCGACCGTCGCGGCGGTTCCGTTCCTGTGGGAGCTCGCCACGGCCGACTCGCCCCGAAGTCGGCGCCCTCACAGCCGGGCGCCCCGGGGCGGCCGATGATCTTACCGAATCCTGACGCACCGTCTCGGAGCGCCCACAAGTCCCCCGCCGCCTCTAGCGTGTTCGTACATCCCCGAAGGCGACCGGCCGGCGCGAGCCGCACCCGATGCCGGTTCGACTTCGAGGAAGCCCGAAATTTCACGAGAAGGCGGAAAAATGACGGTCGAGACGCTTCCCCTCTGCGCTTACCCGGAGTGCACCAACCACCCCGAAGCGCCGACGCCCGGCAACCCCGAGCCCAGGTACTGCGCTCACCCCGACCACAACGCGCTGGGCGCGTTCCGCGCGTTCCGGGCCAGGCGGCAGCAGCGCAAGGACGAGAAGCGCCAGGCGGCCGAGGCCAAGAAGGCGGCCAGGACGGCGTCCGCCGCGGACGCCGGTCCCGTCGAGGGGACGACGGAGTCCGCGCCGGAAGCCGCCGCGGAAGCCGTGATGCCGGGCGTGGACGGCTCCGGCGCTCGCGCCGACCTCGTGGCGCTCATCTCCCGGCTGTCCGTGGAACTGCCGGGCTACATCGAGGAACTGGCCATCATCACGGACTCGGCCGCCGCCGAGGAGCGCATCCGGACCGTGACCCGGGCAGCGGCCCAGCGGACCCTGGGTGCCGAACAGCGCACCACGCTGGCGGAGGAGGCCGCGGACCTGGCCATCGCCCAACTGGACGTGGCGAAGCACCGGTTCGAGGAGGAGGCGGACACGATCCGCCAGGAGGCCGCGCAGCAGGTGGCGGACGTGGCGTTCGTACGGGCCGAGCTGGAGCGCTACCGCGAGCGGGTCGCCCAGCTGGAGGAGCGGCTCGACACGGTACGCGAGGAGGCGGACGCGGCGCGCCGGGAGCGCAGCGAGCTCGCACGGCAGGCCGAACAGCACCGGTGCGGGGTCTGACGACCGCCCCCGAACCGCCAGGACAGTCCACTCACATTTCGCAGCACCGAATTACCACAACGGGAGGAAACGTGTCTCGAACCGTCAAGCGGAGCACCAGGCTGGCAACGGTCGCCGGGATGGTGGCGGCCGTCAGCGCGGGAATGATCGTGACCGCACCCGCGAGCCAGGCGGCACCGGTCGCGGCCTTCCGCCTCAGCAACTTCTCGGCGACCATCGCGAACATCTGCGTCCACACGGACGTCGCGACGAAGTGCTCGGGAAACATAGCGGCGGGAAAGAGCGAGGTCTACAAGGTGGAGTACAGGGGGCCGCGCAACTGGTACTGCACTTCGACCGCGAAAGGGCTGACCGGCACCGCCAGCACTCCTTACTTCAGCCGGGACGACGTCAAGGAATGCGCGGAGGTCGGCAACATCTTCGGAGCCAGCATCATGCTCAAGTGACCGCCACCGGGGGCTCCGAAGGCTGAGGGTCCCGCCGCCGCCCGGTCCCGTGGCCGGTGCCACGACGAGACCGGGCGGCGGACGCACCGCGGGCGTACCGCGTCCGCCGCCTACGGCTGGGGCTCGAAGTCCCAGTAGGGGCGGGTCTGCTGGCGGGCCGAGACCGTGTGGACGTGCTGGGGGCCGAGGGTGCGGGTGAGGGCCTTGATGCCCGCCTCCTCGTGCTTGGAGGCCTCCGTGTCCTCCCGTACCGAGCGCAGGTCCGCGGCGAGGGCGATCTGGGCGCTGAGCGCCATCGGGTGGTCGGGGCCGAGGATGCGTTCGGCCCCGCGCAGGGTCTCGCGGCTGAGGTCGAGCGCGTCCTCCAGGCGGCCGGTGATGTTGCGGTGCCCGGTGGTGTTCAGGGCGCAGCCCAGGGTCCAGGGGTGGCGGTCGCCGAGCGCGCCCCGCATTCCGACCAGGGCCTGTTCGGCGAGGTTGAGGGCCTCCGCGCGTTCGCCCTGGGCGCGCAGTACGAGGGCGAGGTTGCCGACGGTGCCGATGCTGTACGGGTGGGCGAGGCCGAGCTGGGACTGGTAGCCGCGGACGACCTCCTCGGAGATCCGGCGTGCCTCCTCGATGTCCCCGTACTCGCGCAGGTAGGTGGCGTAGTCGGAGGCGACCATCAGCGTCCAGGGGAACTCGGCCCCGAACACCCGGGTGGAGCGTTCCAGGACGCCGCGCAGCCGGGCGCCGGCGCCGGGGATGTCACCGGAGCGGCGCAGGCACATGCCGAGGTTGTGCTCGGCGCGCAGGGTCTGCGGGTGGTTGACACCGAGGACCTGGGTGTTGAGCTTGAGGCCCTGTTCCTGGCGGGCGAGGGCCTCGCGGTAGCGGCCCATCAGGCGCAGGCCCATCGCGCAGCCGATGCCGGAGGAGAGGGTGGCGATGTGGCGTACCCGCAGGACCCGTTCGCGGCGGCGCAGGGTGTCCAGGTCGGTGTCGTAGGCCTCCTGGTAGCGGCCGAGCAGGCGCAGGACGACGGCGACGTTGTTCTGGGCGTTGAGGGTGGTGGAGTCGTCCTCGCCGAGGAGTTCGCGGTAGGTGGTGAAGGCGTGTTCCAGCAGGGTCCGGGCCTGGTCGAACTTGGCGGTGCCGAGCAGGACCCCGGCGTAGGTGCTGGTGGCGCGCAGGGTCTCCAGGTCGCGGTCGCCGCGTTCGGTGACGAGCCGGTCGGCGACCGAGCGGGCGAGGGTCTCGGCCTGGCGGAAGCGGCCGAGCATGCGCAGGGCGCCGCCGTAGTGGTAGCTGAGTTCGCGGACCTGGTCGTGGTCGTCGCCGAGCATGGCCCGCCAGACGCCGTCGGTCTGTTCCGACAGGCGCAGGCAGGTGCGGTACTCGCCGGCCAGGATCAGGTAGCGCAGACAGTGCAGCAGGAAGGTCTGGATGCGGGGGTTACTGCTGGTCAGGACGCCGGCGGAGTCGAGGTGCGGGATGAGTTCGGCGTAGCGGGGCCAGAGCCGGGAGTCGGTGGGGCGGCCGGGGTCGGCGGCGGCGAGGACCTGGCGGACGGCGCGGGAGAGCTGGTCGGCCTCGTCCTCGGCGAGGTTCTCGCGGACGATGTTGTGGACCATGCGGTGCAGTTGGACGGTCTCCAGGCCACCGCCCTCCTCCACGGAGAGGTCGGAGTACTCCAGGCGGACGACGGAGAACTGGACGAGCTTGTTGAGGGCCGCGTTCCAGCGGATCTGGTCGTTGATCAGGCCGGCGAGGTGTTCGGGCACGTCGTCTGCGGGGAACTCGCGCAGCAGCCGCAGCGGGACCCTGCCGGGGGCGAAGAAGACGAACAGCCGCAGGAGGGCGAGGGCGTCGGGGAAGTTCTCCCGGACGTTGTTGAGGAGTATGGCCAGCGCGGTCGGGAAGGGCAGCGGGTAGTCGTCGGAGAGGGTGACGGCCTCGTGGGAGTCGAGCCTGCGCTGGAGGAGGGTCAGGTACTCGCCCACGCCGATCGGCGAGTCGGCGAGCCAGCCGGCGGTCTGGTCGAGGGCGAGGGGGTAGTCCTCCAGCGCCTCGGCGAGCTGATCGGCCTCCTCGCCGGTGAGGCGGCGGGCCCGGCGGCGGATGAAGGTGATGGACTCGGGGCGGGCGTAGAGGGGGACCTCGACGAGGCTGGTGTGGCGGGCGGCCCATTCGCGGTTGCGCGAGGTGATGATCACGTCGCCGGCGCCGGAGGGCAGCAGGTCGGTGAGGTCGTCGGGGTTGTCGCAGCCGTCGAAGACCAGCAGCCAGCGGTGGAACGGCGCCCCGCGCCGCAGCACCTCCAGTACGGCCCGGATCTGCTCGCCGTAGCTGCCGGCTCCGCGCGGCAGGCCGAGGGCGGGGGCCAGGTCGGCGAGGCGTTCGCGCAGGGTGGGGCGGTCCTCGGCGGGCACCCACCACACGACGTCGTACTCGGAGGCGAAGCGGTAGGCGTACTCGGTGGCGACCTGGGTCTTGCCCACGCCGGACAGCCCGAGCAGGGTCACGGTGGACGCGCCGGGCGGGGCCTCGGTGAGGGCTTCGCGGAGCCGGCCGATGACATCGTTGCGGCCGGTGAAGCGCGGGTTGCGGCGCGGGACCCGGCCCCAGATCTCGGGCGGGTCGTTGGGGAAGCGGGGCCCGCGGCGGCCGCTCTCGGTGCCGATCCGGTCGGTCGGCAGCTCCAGGCGGCGCAGCACCCGGTACTCGGCCTCGTAGGAGTCCAGGCCCCACAGGTCGGTCTTCTCCAGCGCGGCCACGGCGCTGGGCAGCGGGGCGTCGGTGAGGCAGACGGCGGCGAACCGGTCCGGGTGGGCCTCGGTGACGGCGCGCAGGGCGGTGTTCCACTCCTCGTCGGTGTGGGTGCCGGCGGAGAAGTAGCGCTCGCTGAGGACGAGGAGGACCTTGCCTCCCGCCCGGGAGAGGTCGTCCAGGGCCTCGGTGAGGCCGGGGCTGGTCTGGGGGTCCCAGCGCTGGAGCGCGACGCGGTGGCCGTGCTCCTCCAGGCGGTGGGCGATCCACACCGCCCAGGGGCGGTTGAAGCCCGCGAAGCTGATGACGAAGCGCTGC
Protein-coding sequences here:
- the fxsT gene encoding FxSxx-COOH system tetratricopeptide repeat protein translates to MTGTGTRLDRDGAAQPQRFVISFAGFNRPWAVWIAHRLEEHGHRVALQRWDPQTSPGLTEALDDLSRAGGKVLLVLSERYFSAGTHTDEEWNTALRAVTEAHPDRFAAVCLTDAPLPSAVAALEKTDLWGLDSYEAEYRVLRRLELPTDRIGTESGRRGPRFPNDPPEIWGRVPRRNPRFTGRNDVIGRLREALTEAPPGASTVTLLGLSGVGKTQVATEYAYRFASEYDVVWWVPAEDRPTLRERLADLAPALGLPRGAGSYGEQIRAVLEVLRRGAPFHRWLLVFDGCDNPDDLTDLLPSGAGDVIITSRNREWAARHTSLVEVPLYARPESITFIRRRARRLTGEEADQLAEALEDYPLALDQTAGWLADSPIGVGEYLTLLQRRLDSHEAVTLSDDYPLPFPTALAILLNNVRENFPDALALLRLFVFFAPGRVPLRLLREFPADDVPEHLAGLINDQIRWNAALNKLVQFSVVRLEYSDLSVEEGGGLETVQLHRMVHNIVRENLAEDEADQLSRAVRQVLAAADPGRPTDSRLWPRYAELIPHLDSAGVLTSSNPRIQTFLLHCLRYLILAGEYRTCLRLSEQTDGVWRAMLGDDHDQVRELSYHYGGALRMLGRFRQAETLARSVADRLVTERGDRDLETLRATSTYAGVLLGTAKFDQARTLLEHAFTTYRELLGEDDSTTLNAQNNVAVVLRLLGRYQEAYDTDLDTLRRRERVLRVRHIATLSSGIGCAMGLRLMGRYREALARQEQGLKLNTQVLGVNHPQTLRAEHNLGMCLRRSGDIPGAGARLRGVLERSTRVFGAEFPWTLMVASDYATYLREYGDIEEARRISEEVVRGYQSQLGLAHPYSIGTVGNLALVLRAQGERAEALNLAEQALVGMRGALGDRHPWTLGCALNTTGHRNITGRLEDALDLSRETLRGAERILGPDHPMALSAQIALAADLRSVREDTEASKHEEAGIKALTRTLGPQHVHTVSARQQTRPYWDFEPQP